The Calypte anna isolate BGI_N300 chromosome 2, bCalAnn1_v1.p, whole genome shotgun sequence genome includes a window with the following:
- the NSUN6 gene encoding putative methyltransferase NSUN6 isoform X1: MSFYPKISFQREVEEYLTKVFRNNELITALGAREVENRYQSLLSHLSHPPAFTTVRVNTHLASVKHVKKLLFEEIQKQQFKGLRVPVLEHPKLQDILLIPVIGPRQDLKKHASEVIVGAQCGNAVLRGAHVYVPGIISTSRFMKAGELVSVYSDIEGKCKRGAKEFEGLKVFLGNGISELSRSEIFSSSGPLNGMGIRMIEPVYLSPSFDNVLPNHVFLQNLPSVVVSHILNPQPGERILDMCAAPGGKTTHLAALMQDQGEVIAMDKIASKVKKIKQNAELLQLNCIKAFCYDGTKALSVEKREDEQEGPPFLPESFDRILLDAPCSGMGQRPNMAYSSTLKEVTSYQPLQRKLFTVAVQLLKPGGILVYSTCTITLSENEEQVAWALKTFPCLQLQPQEPHIGGEGMRGAGLSLDQLKLLQRFDPSAVKLQGMDIDSLEDSREDDLISLANKDCIGFFIAKFVKLNTK, encoded by the exons ATGTCTTTTTACCCTAAAATCTCTTTCCAACGTGAAGTTGAAGAATATCTAACCAAAGTGTTCAGAAATAATGAG CTTATCACGGCTTTAGGTGCACGGGAGGTGGAGAATAGATATCAATCTCTCTTAAGTCATTTGTCTCATCCACCAGCTTTCACAACTGTTAGAGTTAATACCCACTTGGCCTCAGTGAAACATGTGAAAAAATTGCTGTTTGAAGAGATCCAGAAG CAGCAATTTAAAGGACTACGTGTTCCAGTTCTTGAGCATCCAAAACTCCAGGACATCTTATTAATTCCTGTCATTGGACCCAG acaagatttaaaaaaacatgcatCTGAAGTCATTGTTGGAGCCCAGTGTGGAAATGCAGTACTTCGAGGAGCACATGTTTATGTCCCTGGAATCATATCTACCTCAAGAT TTATGAAAGCTGGAGAGCTGGTCTCAGTGTATTCAGATATTGAAGGGAAATGTAAGAGAGGAGCCAAGGAATTTGAAGGACTCAAAGTTTTCCTTGGAAACGGCATTTCAGAACTGAGTCGCAGTGAAATCTTCAGTTCAAGTGGCCCCCTGAA TGGAATGGGCATAAGAATGATAGAGCCAGTCTACCTTAGTCCTTCGTTTGACAATGTGCTCCCTAATCATGTGTTTTTACAG AACTTGCCTTCTGTGGTTGTGAGCCATATTTTAAACCCTCAACCAGGAGAGAGAATTTTGGATATGTGTGCTGCACCTGGAGGAAAAACAACCCATCTTGCAGCATTAATGCAGGATCAG gGTGAAGTAATAGCCATGGACAAGATAGCTAGCAAggtcaaaaaaattaaacagaatgCTGAATTGCTACAGTTGAATTGCATTAAGGCATTTTGTTATGATGGAACAAAGGCACTTTCAGTTGAGAAGAGAGAGGATGAACAAG AAGGACCTCCATTCTTACCAGAGTCATTTGATCGAATTCTTCTTGATGCTCCATGTAGTGGGATGGGACAGAGACCAAACATGGCTTATTCCTCAACTTTAAAGGAAGTGACCTCTTACCAGCCACTGCAGCGCAAGCTTTTCACTGTG GCAGTGCAACTGTTGAAGCCTGGAGGTATTTTAGTGTATAGTACATGTACAATCACACTCTCTGAAAATGAGGAGCAAGTTGCTTGGGCCCTGAAAACTTTTCCATGCCTCCAGCTTCAGCCACAG GAACCTCATATTGGAGGAGAAGGCATGAGAGGAGCTGGACTGTCGCTTGATCAGCTGAAACTGCTGCAGAGATTTGATCCATCTGCTGTGAAGTTGCAAGGAATGGATATTGACTCTTTGGAAGATTCCAGGGAAGATGATTTAATTTCACTGGCAAATAAGGACTGTATAGGattttttattgcaaaattTGTTAAATTGAATACTAAATAA
- the NSUN6 gene encoding putative methyltransferase NSUN6 isoform X2, with protein sequence MSFYPKISFQREVEEYLTKVFRNNELITALGAREVENRYQSLLSHLSHPPAFTTVRVNTHLASVKHVKKLLFEEIQKQFKGLRVPVLEHPKLQDILLIPVIGPRQDLKKHASEVIVGAQCGNAVLRGAHVYVPGIISTSRFMKAGELVSVYSDIEGKCKRGAKEFEGLKVFLGNGISELSRSEIFSSSGPLNGMGIRMIEPVYLSPSFDNVLPNHVFLQNLPSVVVSHILNPQPGERILDMCAAPGGKTTHLAALMQDQGEVIAMDKIASKVKKIKQNAELLQLNCIKAFCYDGTKALSVEKREDEQEGPPFLPESFDRILLDAPCSGMGQRPNMAYSSTLKEVTSYQPLQRKLFTVAVQLLKPGGILVYSTCTITLSENEEQVAWALKTFPCLQLQPQEPHIGGEGMRGAGLSLDQLKLLQRFDPSAVKLQGMDIDSLEDSREDDLISLANKDCIGFFIAKFVKLNTK encoded by the exons ATGTCTTTTTACCCTAAAATCTCTTTCCAACGTGAAGTTGAAGAATATCTAACCAAAGTGTTCAGAAATAATGAG CTTATCACGGCTTTAGGTGCACGGGAGGTGGAGAATAGATATCAATCTCTCTTAAGTCATTTGTCTCATCCACCAGCTTTCACAACTGTTAGAGTTAATACCCACTTGGCCTCAGTGAAACATGTGAAAAAATTGCTGTTTGAAGAGATCCAGAAG CAATTTAAAGGACTACGTGTTCCAGTTCTTGAGCATCCAAAACTCCAGGACATCTTATTAATTCCTGTCATTGGACCCAG acaagatttaaaaaaacatgcatCTGAAGTCATTGTTGGAGCCCAGTGTGGAAATGCAGTACTTCGAGGAGCACATGTTTATGTCCCTGGAATCATATCTACCTCAAGAT TTATGAAAGCTGGAGAGCTGGTCTCAGTGTATTCAGATATTGAAGGGAAATGTAAGAGAGGAGCCAAGGAATTTGAAGGACTCAAAGTTTTCCTTGGAAACGGCATTTCAGAACTGAGTCGCAGTGAAATCTTCAGTTCAAGTGGCCCCCTGAA TGGAATGGGCATAAGAATGATAGAGCCAGTCTACCTTAGTCCTTCGTTTGACAATGTGCTCCCTAATCATGTGTTTTTACAG AACTTGCCTTCTGTGGTTGTGAGCCATATTTTAAACCCTCAACCAGGAGAGAGAATTTTGGATATGTGTGCTGCACCTGGAGGAAAAACAACCCATCTTGCAGCATTAATGCAGGATCAG gGTGAAGTAATAGCCATGGACAAGATAGCTAGCAAggtcaaaaaaattaaacagaatgCTGAATTGCTACAGTTGAATTGCATTAAGGCATTTTGTTATGATGGAACAAAGGCACTTTCAGTTGAGAAGAGAGAGGATGAACAAG AAGGACCTCCATTCTTACCAGAGTCATTTGATCGAATTCTTCTTGATGCTCCATGTAGTGGGATGGGACAGAGACCAAACATGGCTTATTCCTCAACTTTAAAGGAAGTGACCTCTTACCAGCCACTGCAGCGCAAGCTTTTCACTGTG GCAGTGCAACTGTTGAAGCCTGGAGGTATTTTAGTGTATAGTACATGTACAATCACACTCTCTGAAAATGAGGAGCAAGTTGCTTGGGCCCTGAAAACTTTTCCATGCCTCCAGCTTCAGCCACAG GAACCTCATATTGGAGGAGAAGGCATGAGAGGAGCTGGACTGTCGCTTGATCAGCTGAAACTGCTGCAGAGATTTGATCCATCTGCTGTGAAGTTGCAAGGAATGGATATTGACTCTTTGGAAGATTCCAGGGAAGATGATTTAATTTCACTGGCAAATAAGGACTGTATAGGattttttattgcaaaattTGTTAAATTGAATACTAAATAA